The genomic window AGCAACTTTGATTTTGTATATGATAATGAATATACAATTATTTTTAAAGAAAAACCGAACACAACTCAACAACAGCTGCTTGTTAGTGGAACAATCACCGATGAGCAGGGAATGCCTTTACCTGGATTGACTGTTTATATTTCCAGTACCCAGCCGAATATGGAGCAAGGTGAAAATGGAAGCAAAACTATGGTAAGAGGCACTGTTACCGATTTTGATGGCAAATTTTCAATTCAAGCAGACAAAGGACAGTTTTTAGTTATTACGGTGTAGGTATGAAATGTATTACCAAAAAGTAGAATCTACAATGAAAAATGTTTCTATTTCCTTGAAGGAAGAAATGAATTCTTTAGAAGAGGTTATGGTGGTTGGGTACGGAACAACAAAAAAAAAGATTTAACAGGATCTGTAGGATCTGTGAAGGCTGAAGAGTTAGGGCAGATTCAAACACAAACGGTAGATCAGGCTTTAATAGGAAAAGTTGCCGGAGTTTATGTTCAAAATAGAGGAGGGCAACCAGGAGCCGGAGCTTTTGTGCAAGTTAGAGGGCTCAGCCAAATTAGAGGAGACAATCAACCATTATATGTTATTGATGGAGTTCCAATAAATATCACACCAAATACCGAATCTCTTGGGATTATTAATTATGGTTCGCGTGAAAATCCGCTTTTATCTATAAATCCGGATGATTTGAACGTGTAGATATTTTAAAAATGCTTCAGCAGCTGCGATCTATGGATCAAGAGCCGCAAATGTGTAATAGTAACTACAAAACGTGGTAAACGAGGTGAAGCACCAAGATTATCTTTTAATGTAAGTTCTACCATTCAAAATCCGTGGATACTTATGATTATTTGGATGCCTCAGATTATATATCCTGGACTCAGGCAATGCTCGTCGTATATTAAGTGGTGTTCCTGAAGAAAATTGGGAATCTGCTTACCCAGTACAAAATAGGATCTTAAAAAATCCAGATAGTTATTTTGGAAATGCAGATGCAAACTGGCAGGATATTATAAAGAATAAAAATGCTTTATGGACA from Zunongwangia endophytica includes these protein-coding regions:
- a CDS encoding TonB-dependent receptor plug domain-containing protein; translation: MYNEKCFYFLEGRNEFFRRGYGGWVRNNKKKDLTGSVGSVKAEELGQIQTQTVDQALIGKVAGVYVQNRGGQPGAGAFVQVRGLSQIRGDNQPLYVIDGVPINITPNTESLGIINYGSRENPLLSINPDDLNV